A window of the Helianthus annuus cultivar XRQ/B chromosome 4, HanXRQr2.0-SUNRISE, whole genome shotgun sequence genome harbors these coding sequences:
- the LOC110933246 gene encoding glutathione S-transferase T3-like encodes MHPFNRGFIPLRSSADPNQSGNPTRPVSPVPTRPNPFGSGFLDYNQQSPGFMNLLNQPLSWDPNLYGWNPNQNTDGMGSSQAFGSAQAFGSPLHEPDVVPETQPKVAETQKGKEKGKRPHKKKAETTTRAKKNVITWEPDEEYALTRAFIDVSEDPVISNNQSKTVFWNRIRELFFDLMGKGDEYRPPDSISGKWTDINKKCTNFQTVYQRLFSGWKSGSNDEDIMQAALVEYTKANGHFPYMRCWQILRHSPKWATVSTPSGRSGNTRPSKRSKTNESGEPETPTSDARNTDLNEDIPDDEPVEELPRPPGKSRRAKKPESSSMSMGTGMSNAFSEINKRLQDIHELGTKRIEENREVTEIMRDRQWAHDFEFYSKPHDHLTGKALKMALTVLPFGFLKFSFSIGLHVGVNIPQSVCMVHCFYVYFFA; translated from the exons ATGCATCCATTCAACCGTGGCTTCATTCCTCTCCGATCAAGTGCGGACCCAAACCAAAGTGGTAATCCTACTCGCCCCGTGTCGCCGGTTCCCACTCGACCCAACCCTTTCGGCTCCGGTTTTCTCGATTACAATCAACAAAGTCCCGGGTTCATGAATCTTTTGAACCAACCGCTATCATGGGACCCGAATCTCTACGGGTGGAACCCGAATCAAAACACCGATGGAATGGGGTCGTCTCAAGCGTTTGGGTCGGCTCAAGCTTTCGGCTCCCCACTACACGAACCCGACGTCGTTCCGGAAACACAACCCAAGGTAGCGGAGAcgcaaaaaggaaaagaaaaaggaaaacggCCACATAAAAAGAAAGCGGAAACCACCACCCGAGCGAAAAAAAATGTGATAACGTGGGAGCCCGATGAGGAGTATGCGTTAACCCGCGCTTTCATCGATGTGTCGGAGGACCCGgttatat caaacaatcaaagtaaaaCCGTTTTTTGGAACCGAATACGAGAACTTTTTTTCGATCTCATGGGTAAAGGAGACGAATACCGCCCACCGGACTCTATATCGGGGAAGTGGACCGATATAAACAAGAAatgcacaaactttcaaaccgtgTACCAACGCTTGTTTTCCGGATGGAAAAGTGGAAGTAACGATGAAGACATTATGCAAGCGGCATTGGTCGAGTATACGAAGGCTAATGGCCATTTCCCGTACATGAGGTGTTGGCAAATCCTTCGCCATAGCCCCAAATGGGCCACCGTATCTACTCCGAGTGGTCGTTCGGGAAATACACGGCCATCAAAGAGGTCCAAAACAAACGAGTCGGGTGAACCCGAAACGCCAACCTCCGACGCTCGAAACACCGACTTGAACGAGGATATTCCGGATGACGAGCCGGTGGAGGAGCTACCAAGACCGCCCGGAAAAAGTAGGCGGGCGAAAAAGCCTGAGTCGTCATCGATGTCTATGGGAACGGGTATGAGTAACGCATTTTCGGAGATAAACAAGCGACTTCAAGACATACACGAACTCGGTACTAAACGTATCGAGGAGAACCGCGAAGTTACGGAGATTATGCGGGATAGACAATGGGCTCACGACTTTGAGTTCTACTCGAAACCGCATGACCACTTAACGGGAAAAGCTTTGAAAATGGC tttaacGGTACTGCCTTTCGGATTTTTAAAATTCTCCTTTTCTATCGGTCTACATGTTGGAGTTAACATCCCGCAAAGTGTGTGCATGGTTCATTGTTTTTACGTTTATTTTTTTGCTTGA